In the Thermodesulfovibrio yellowstonii DSM 11347 genome, one interval contains:
- a CDS encoding DUF2325 domain-containing protein — translation MSILLLGGMDRLERHYLNEANQRGINLKVFTKPTKEIGRKIGKVDAIVIFTDKVSHSIKHEIISFARAKGIPFFMYHSCGLCTLRKCLDSIKNLKQKGGLA, via the coding sequence ATGAGCATTCTATTACTTGGAGGAATGGACAGACTTGAAAGACACTATTTAAATGAAGCAAACCAGAGAGGTATTAATCTCAAAGTGTTCACAAAACCGACAAAAGAGATAGGCAGGAAGATTGGCAAGGTTGATGCAATAGTCATATTTACTGATAAGGTATCGCACTCCATTAAACATGAAATTATAAGTTTTGCCCGGGCAAAAGGAATACCTTTTTTTATGTATCACAGTTGTGGACTTTGCACCCTCAGAAAATGTCTTGATTCCATTAAAAATCTAAAACAAAAGGGAGGATTGGCATGA
- a CDS encoding inositol monophosphatase family protein, translating into MDIEFIRNIGHELFKKISTVRPQLNKTSLGQGASGDITYPVDRLVEDMIIDFFEKEGINVNIITEEKGVKTIDANLLTLIIDPIDGSKNAISGIPFFSTSIAIADGKTLKSLQLGYIINLVNGDEFWTKRGEGAFFNGKKIKTDKKSKPLIIGFEASNPYIAIKNILPLFKMANRVRCFGSTALDLAYLSIGALSIFVTPTPSRIFDFSAGILIAKESEATITDIKGNSIEELPIAFDTKTTLVVSASELLHKKVLELIDRE; encoded by the coding sequence ATGGATATAGAATTTATAAGAAATATTGGACATGAGTTGTTTAAAAAGATTTCCACTGTAAGACCTCAATTAAATAAAACATCTTTAGGGCAAGGGGCTTCAGGAGATATAACTTATCCAGTTGATAGATTAGTAGAAGATATGATAATTGATTTTTTTGAAAAAGAAGGCATTAATGTAAACATCATAACAGAAGAAAAAGGCGTAAAAACAATAGATGCTAACCTTCTTACTCTCATAATTGATCCAATTGATGGGAGTAAAAATGCTATTTCAGGTATTCCATTTTTTTCTACGTCAATTGCAATAGCTGATGGTAAAACATTAAAGAGTCTTCAACTTGGTTACATCATTAATCTTGTGAATGGAGATGAGTTCTGGACAAAAAGAGGTGAGGGTGCTTTTTTTAATGGAAAGAAAATCAAAACTGATAAAAAAAGTAAACCCTTAATAATTGGTTTTGAAGCATCAAATCCATATATAGCTATAAAAAATATTCTACCTTTGTTTAAAATGGCAAATAGGGTAAGATGTTTTGGAAGCACGGCTTTAGACCTTGCATATCTTTCCATAGGAGCTTTGAGTATTTTTGTTACTCCTACTCCTTCAAGAATTTTTGATTTTTCAGCAGGAATTTTAATTGCAAAAGAATCAGAAGCAACTATAACTGACATTAAAGGTAATTCAATTGAGGAGCTACCAATTGCTTTTGATACAAAGACAACCCTTGTGGTATCTGCAAGTGAACTGCTTCATAAAAAAGTATTGGAATTAATTGATAGAGAATAA
- the feoB gene encoding ferrous iron transport protein B, giving the protein MRKVTVAVTGNPNSGKSTLINAIAGISLQIGNWPGVTVEKKTATLKIDELMVNLVDLPGTYSLSPYTQEEVIARDFLVQEKPDLIIDVVDSTNLERNLYLTVQLLELGIPIVVTLNIFDEAKKKGYEFDIEKLEQLLGVKVIPTVATKKEGVKEILNYIKEFANGNYAVVQQKINYGEDIENSIKIIEDELRVKNPALLNEYPSRWLAIKLLEEDELVLKETGIKKDESFLKKAKQHFVSAHNKDIESILADIRYGIASGVTRDVFRKREVRRLDLTEKIDSVVLNRYLGIPIFLLAMWLVFKIAFDFSTPLSDWIDSTVSGPVTKWSNFVLKSVGSPEWLVSLFTEGVIAGVGAVLVFVPVIAMIMLIITLLEGSGYMARVAFVMDRLMHSIGLHGKSFIPMLLGFGCNVPSIYATRVLETERDRKLTAMLVPLMSCGARLPVYVIFIGAFFTQNAPTVLWSLYVLGIFMAVLLGFVLKKTFFKGFAPVFIMELPPYRVPVFRDLMVHTWQKLKHFVIKAGTYIFAASVIMWFMLNTPYGVEKENSVLGRVGKTISPVFAPLGFGTWEASSSLVAGLIAKEVVVSTMAQIYVGENEGEKKKALEEGTSETPQKEEAKGFFEDLKDTVMSFAVSIKDAFLSLFSGFGIQSLSTVEGEEQRPLQSKLQGIFTPLTAYAFLVFVLLYWPCVVVGIAMKHEFGSWKLYGQALLIHSVMAWFVAFIIYHGGKILGF; this is encoded by the coding sequence TTGAGAAAAGTAACAGTAGCAGTTACAGGAAATCCAAATTCAGGAAAGTCAACTTTAATAAATGCCATTGCAGGCATAAGCCTTCAGATTGGTAACTGGCCTGGAGTGACTGTAGAGAAAAAGACAGCCACTCTTAAAATTGATGAACTTATGGTAAACCTTGTTGACCTTCCTGGAACATACAGTTTAAGCCCCTACACACAGGAAGAGGTTATTGCAAGGGATTTTCTTGTACAGGAAAAGCCTGACCTGATAATTGATGTTGTTGACTCCACAAATCTTGAAAGAAACCTCTATCTTACGGTCCAACTTCTTGAGCTTGGGATACCTATTGTTGTTACACTTAATATTTTTGATGAGGCAAAGAAAAAAGGTTATGAATTTGATATTGAAAAACTCGAGCAACTTCTTGGAGTGAAGGTTATTCCTACAGTAGCAACCAAGAAAGAAGGCGTAAAAGAGATTCTCAATTACATAAAGGAGTTTGCCAATGGAAACTATGCTGTGGTACAGCAAAAAATTAATTACGGAGAGGACATAGAGAATTCAATAAAAATAATAGAGGATGAATTGAGGGTAAAAAATCCAGCATTGCTCAATGAATATCCTTCAAGATGGCTTGCTATAAAGCTCCTTGAAGAAGACGAGCTTGTTCTCAAAGAGACAGGAATAAAAAAAGATGAGTCTTTTTTAAAAAAGGCAAAACAGCATTTTGTCAGTGCTCATAATAAAGATATTGAATCCATCCTTGCTGACATAAGATACGGAATAGCGAGTGGAGTTACGAGAGATGTTTTCAGAAAAAGGGAGGTCAGGAGGCTTGACCTCACTGAGAAAATTGATAGCGTGGTGCTTAACAGATATCTGGGAATACCGATTTTTCTTCTTGCCATGTGGCTTGTCTTTAAGATCGCCTTTGATTTTTCAACGCCTCTAAGTGACTGGATTGATTCAACAGTAAGCGGTCCCGTTACAAAGTGGAGTAATTTTGTCCTTAAGAGTGTTGGAAGTCCAGAGTGGCTTGTATCCCTATTTACAGAGGGGGTCATTGCAGGTGTTGGCGCAGTTTTGGTATTCGTGCCTGTAATTGCAATGATAATGTTAATTATCACTCTTCTTGAAGGAAGTGGTTACATGGCAAGGGTTGCCTTTGTGATGGATAGGCTGATGCACTCTATAGGGCTTCATGGTAAATCATTCATACCCATGCTTTTAGGCTTTGGATGCAATGTGCCCTCTATTTATGCTACCCGTGTTCTTGAAACAGAAAGAGACAGAAAGCTTACAGCCATGCTTGTGCCACTTATGTCATGCGGTGCGAGACTTCCCGTTTATGTGATATTTATTGGTGCTTTCTTTACTCAGAATGCTCCTACGGTGTTGTGGTCCCTCTATGTGCTCGGAATATTCATGGCGGTGTTACTTGGATTTGTCCTAAAGAAAACTTTCTTTAAAGGTTTTGCACCTGTTTTCATAATGGAACTTCCTCCCTACAGAGTTCCAGTTTTCCGAGACCTGATGGTTCATACATGGCAAAAACTCAAACATTTTGTAATAAAGGCTGGAACCTATATTTTTGCTGCATCAGTTATAATGTGGTTTATGCTAAACACTCCCTATGGAGTTGAAAAAGAAAACTCTGTGCTTGGTAGAGTTGGAAAAACAATAAGTCCTGTCTTTGCACCTCTCGGATTTGGTACTTGGGAAGCTTCATCAAGCCTTGTTGCAGGCTTGATTGCAAAAGAGGTCGTGGTAAGCACAATGGCACAGATATATGTGGGAGAAAATGAGGGAGAAAAGAAAAAAGCTTTAGAAGAAGGCACTTCTGAGACTCCTCAAAAGGAAGAGGCAAAAGGATTTTTTGAAGATTTGAAAGATACTGTGATGTCCTTTGCAGTTTCAATTAAAGATGCTTTTTTGAGTTTGTTTTCAGGATTTGGTATACAGAGTTTGTCAACTGTAGAAGGTGAGGAACAAAGACCGCTTCAGTCAAAGCTGCAAGGAATTTTTACCCCTCTTACTGCCTATGCTTTTCTGGTGTTTGTTCTTCTTTACTGGCCCTGCGTGGTTGTGGGAATTGCCATGAAGCATGAGTTTGGAAGTTGGAAGCTATATGGACAAGCATTACTTATTCATTCAGTGATGGCTTGGTTTGTTGCTTTCATTATCTATCATGGAGGAAAAATTCTTGGTTTTTAG
- a CDS encoding cation diffusion facilitator family transporter, translating into MEYSSTKKLTLTLGITFFIFIAELIGGIISNSLALLSDAGHVFTDSFAIILSLLASIIVRKPSGKKATYGYHKIGILAAFINGVSLIVIAGLIFFEGYRRLINPPHIDFNIMLPVAFFGFIGNLVMAWILGHKHEDLNIKSAWLHVLGDTVSSAGVIIAGLIIKFTGWLIVDPLISWFVGFIIILGGIRVVKDSLWIFLDFVPKGFDIETISDEIRKIKGIIDIHDVHIWSIGYGVTAFSAHVVVDNCLLSEADIIRKQIENKLTNIGIKHSVIQIECIRCENSSIYCDHKKSMNHGHH; encoded by the coding sequence ATGGAGTATTCATCTACAAAAAAACTGACTCTCACACTCGGTATAACTTTTTTTATATTTATAGCTGAGCTTATAGGTGGCATCATCAGCAATAGTCTTGCCTTACTAAGTGATGCAGGACATGTTTTTACAGATTCTTTCGCAATAATTTTAAGCTTGCTTGCATCAATTATTGTAAGAAAACCTTCAGGTAAAAAAGCTACTTATGGGTATCATAAAATTGGGATTCTTGCAGCTTTTATAAATGGAGTAAGCCTCATTGTGATTGCGGGACTAATATTTTTTGAAGGATATAGAAGACTGATAAATCCTCCTCATATTGATTTTAATATAATGCTTCCTGTGGCTTTTTTTGGTTTTATTGGCAATCTTGTAATGGCTTGGATTTTAGGACATAAACATGAAGATTTAAATATTAAAAGCGCTTGGCTTCATGTTCTTGGAGATACAGTTTCCTCTGCAGGAGTAATTATAGCTGGTTTAATAATAAAATTTACAGGATGGCTTATAGTTGACCCTTTAATAAGCTGGTTTGTAGGTTTTATTATCATTTTGGGTGGAATAAGAGTTGTTAAAGATTCACTCTGGATTTTTCTTGACTTTGTTCCAAAGGGTTTTGATATAGAAACCATATCAGATGAAATTAGAAAAATCAAAGGGATTATTGATATCCATGATGTTCATATATGGTCAATTGGATATGGAGTTACTGCATTTTCAGCTCATGTAGTGGTGGATAACTGCCTCCTAAGTGAAGCTGATATAATAAGAAAACAGATTGAGAATAAACTTACAAATATCGGAATTAAGCACAGTGTTATTCAGATAGAATGTATTAGATGTGAAAATAGTTCAATTTACTGTGATCATAAAAAATCAATGAATCACGGTCACCACTAA
- a CDS encoding PLP-dependent cysteine synthase family protein, protein MSVIDIIGNTPLIRLDRINPNPKVILYGKFEGANPGGSIKDRTALYLIKEAEEKGFLTKDKIILEPTSGNTGIGLAMIAAAKGYRIKLVMPKCVSVERRRVLEALSAELILTPAEESTDGAIRLAHQIYEDAPELYFMPNQFDNEANVIAHYETTAKEIIEQTKGEVTHFVAGMGTTGTVMGVSKRLKEFNSNIQIIGVEPVPGHRIQGLKNMSESIVPKIFDPSKLDERIYVNDEEAFDTTRKLAFKEGVFVGMSSGAAMHIALKKASEIRSGVIVVILPDRGDRYLSTSLFASICSKCPP, encoded by the coding sequence ATGAGTGTTATAGATATTATAGGTAATACGCCTTTAATCAGACTTGACAGAATTAATCCTAATCCAAAAGTTATACTCTATGGAAAGTTTGAAGGAGCAAATCCTGGAGGGTCAATCAAAGACAGAACAGCTCTTTACTTAATAAAAGAAGCTGAAGAAAAAGGATTTCTTACTAAAGATAAAATAATACTTGAACCTACATCTGGAAACACTGGAATCGGACTTGCAATGATTGCTGCAGCTAAGGGATACAGAATAAAACTTGTTATGCCCAAATGTGTCAGTGTTGAACGTAGAAGAGTTCTTGAAGCTTTAAGTGCAGAACTTATTCTTACTCCTGCGGAAGAAAGCACAGATGGAGCAATAAGGCTTGCACACCAAATTTATGAGGATGCGCCTGAACTTTATTTTATGCCAAATCAGTTTGATAATGAAGCAAATGTGATAGCTCATTATGAAACAACAGCTAAAGAAATTATAGAACAAACAAAAGGTGAAGTAACACACTTTGTAGCAGGAATGGGAACAACAGGAACAGTTATGGGAGTTAGCAAGCGTCTTAAAGAATTTAATAGTAACATTCAAATAATCGGAGTTGAGCCTGTTCCCGGGCACAGAATTCAGGGATTAAAAAATATGTCTGAGTCAATAGTGCCTAAAATTTTTGACCCTTCAAAGCTGGATGAAAGAATTTATGTAAATGATGAAGAAGCATTTGATACAACAAGAAAATTAGCATTTAAAGAAGGTGTCTTTGTTGGAATGTCATCAGGTGCTGCAATGCATATAGCACTTAAAAAAGCAAGTGAAATAAGAAGTGGCGTTATTGTTGTAATATTGCCTGACAGAGGAGATAGATACCTTTCAACTTCTCTTTTTGCATCAATATGCAGTAAATGCCCACCGTAA
- the thyX gene encoding FAD-dependent thymidylate synthase, which yields MKEASLKVSILTHTPEPENVVALSARLCYSPVGIEELKEKLSDNDKDNLINLLINSGHLSPFEHASFTFAVEGISRACSHQLVRHRIASYSQQSQRYVSEEKGFDYIIPDTIKKDSEIQSLFIEAMKKSHEYYCKILHALEKQGLKGELARQDARFVLPNAAETKIVITMNARELLHFFKVRCCNRAQWEIRELATEMLKLVKKIAPRLFKNAGPACITGKCPEGKFSCGEIEKVRKKFKSL from the coding sequence ATGAAAGAGGCTTCTTTAAAAGTCTCAATTCTTACCCATACTCCAGAACCTGAAAATGTGGTTGCTCTTTCTGCAAGACTATGTTACAGTCCTGTCGGGATAGAAGAATTGAAAGAGAAGCTATCTGACAATGATAAAGATAATCTAATAAACCTTCTTATTAACAGCGGACATTTGAGTCCCTTTGAACATGCATCCTTTACATTTGCAGTAGAAGGAATTTCACGTGCATGCTCTCACCAACTTGTAAGGCACAGAATAGCTTCTTATAGTCAGCAGTCTCAAAGATATGTAAGTGAAGAAAAAGGATTTGATTATATAATCCCTGATACAATTAAAAAAGATAGTGAAATACAATCTTTATTTATTGAAGCGATGAAAAAGTCCCATGAATATTATTGTAAAATCCTTCACGCACTGGAAAAGCAAGGACTTAAAGGAGAACTTGCAAGACAGGATGCAAGATTTGTTCTTCCAAATGCCGCAGAGACAAAAATAGTGATAACAATGAATGCAAGAGAGTTACTGCATTTTTTTAAAGTAAGATGTTGCAATCGTGCCCAGTGGGAAATAAGAGAACTTGCAACAGAGATGTTAAAGCTTGTAAAAAAAATTGCACCAAGACTTTTTAAAAATGCTGGACCAGCCTGTATAACAGGAAAATGTCCTGAGGGAAAATTCAGTTGCGGAGAAATTGAGAAAGTAAGGAAAAAATTTAAAAGCCTGTGA
- a CDS encoding FeoA family protein has protein sequence MKLSELKVGQKARILSINTKGVIRRRLMDMGVLSGEILRVEKIAPLGDPIDIVIKNYHLSLRKNESEGIEVEVLD, from the coding sequence GTGAAACTAAGTGAGTTAAAGGTAGGTCAGAAAGCCAGAATATTATCCATAAACACGAAAGGTGTTATCAGAAGAAGACTTATGGATATGGGTGTTCTCAGTGGAGAAATTCTGAGGGTTGAAAAGATTGCTCCCCTTGGTGACCCGATTGATATAGTGATCAAAAATTATCATCTATCATTGAGAAAAAACGAATCAGAAGGAATTGAGGTGGAGGTGTTAGATTGA
- a CDS encoding FeoB-associated Cys-rich membrane protein, giving the protein MPLTDILLAVIIFGGAVYLLYRSIWKKKGHCSGCRSTYCKIKGKILL; this is encoded by the coding sequence ATGCCTTTAACTGATATCTTACTGGCTGTCATTATTTTCGGAGGAGCAGTATATCTTCTTTACCGTTCCATCTGGAAGAAGAAAGGGCACTGCTCTGGCTGCAGGAGTACATATTGTAAAATAAAGGGAAAAATTTTGTTATAA
- a CDS encoding FeoA family protein, which translates to MMPLALVADGEKVEIVDFIKKGKSLFCHLRDIGLITGKVVEVVKNQKHGPILLRIDESRLAIGRGVAMKIMVRRIK; encoded by the coding sequence ATGATGCCACTTGCTTTAGTAGCTGATGGTGAAAAGGTGGAAATTGTTGATTTTATAAAAAAGGGGAAATCTTTATTTTGTCATCTAAGAGACATAGGACTAATTACTGGAAAGGTTGTTGAAGTAGTAAAAAATCAAAAACACGGTCCTATACTTTTAAGGATTGATGAATCAAGATTAGCCATTGGCAGAGGAGTAGCTATGAAAATCATGGTAAGGAGGATAAAGTGA
- a CDS encoding carbohydrate porin, whose translation MRSLRYVFAVFCILFVPFNSYAVDITDKLSISGAATGVYQWLNKAQGDVHNKDRGSAVIDFNVSFKPTENDEFFLRASFAKGSGFHSENSGYPFKLSPNADDLFVDLRNMNGHSRDHLQELWYSHKFPIQKDISLKLTAGIIDSTTLIDDNAYAADEITQFMNEALVHNPLANLPSYDGGVAAEFEWDKFHVRLVGMRSKNDNEDMDVRHYNWFGAQVGYKLETPIGEGNYRVYAYTTNKRFENWDTDAYKALKGIGVSFDQQLIKDILGAFFRAGWQDDSAKVNYNRMYSIGLNLNGSVWGRKDDEVGVGYAYLKSPSKNEELNNSQVFEGYIKFKLFSYKSLSSDITFDYQYIRDKDRDSENTKAGNVYGVRLNFNF comes from the coding sequence ATGAGAAGTTTAAGGTATGTTTTTGCAGTTTTTTGTATTTTATTTGTTCCTTTTAACTCTTATGCAGTAGACATCACGGACAAGCTATCTATTTCAGGGGCAGCAACGGGAGTTTACCAATGGTTAAACAAAGCTCAAGGGGATGTGCATAACAAAGACCGTGGTTCAGCAGTAATTGATTTTAATGTATCATTCAAACCAACTGAAAATGATGAATTTTTCCTAAGGGCAAGCTTTGCAAAAGGAAGCGGATTTCATTCAGAAAACTCAGGATATCCCTTTAAATTATCGCCAAATGCTGATGACCTTTTTGTTGACTTACGAAACATGAATGGGCACTCAAGAGACCATCTACAGGAGCTATGGTATTCCCATAAGTTCCCTATTCAGAAAGATATCTCACTAAAGCTTACTGCAGGAATAATTGACTCTACAACCTTAATTGATGACAATGCCTATGCAGCAGATGAAATAACTCAATTCATGAATGAAGCATTGGTTCACAATCCTCTTGCAAATCTTCCAAGCTATGATGGAGGTGTTGCAGCAGAGTTTGAGTGGGACAAGTTTCATGTGAGATTAGTTGGTATGCGTTCAAAAAATGACAATGAAGACATGGATGTAAGGCACTACAACTGGTTTGGAGCGCAGGTGGGATACAAACTTGAGACTCCTATTGGAGAAGGAAATTACAGAGTTTATGCATATACAACGAACAAAAGATTTGAAAACTGGGATACTGATGCATACAAGGCACTAAAAGGCATTGGAGTATCCTTTGACCAGCAATTGATAAAGGATATATTGGGAGCTTTTTTCAGGGCAGGATGGCAGGATGACTCTGCAAAAGTAAATTATAACAGAATGTATTCAATTGGATTAAATCTCAATGGAAGTGTATGGGGAAGGAAAGATGATGAAGTAGGAGTTGGTTATGCCTATCTTAAGAGTCCATCAAAGAATGAAGAACTCAACAACAGTCAGGTTTTTGAGGGATATATTAAATTCAAGCTATTCAGTTATAAATCTCTTAGTTCAGACATAACCTTTGATTATCAATATATCCGTGACAAAGATAGAGACTCCGAAAACACAAAAGCAGGCAATGTATACGGTGTTAGATTAAACTTTAACTTTTAA
- the hisC gene encoding histidinol-phosphate transaminase, translating to MNKFNPAFIVRENIKKLSPYQAKEIPCKIKLDANESPFPVKLSDFISEVNIPLNRYPDPEALKLRKALAKKMKISYTNIMIGNGSDELIYYLILTFGGPVLYPIPTFAMYGIIAQSVGVKKFESKLDSDFDINEEEMINLIKTEKPRLIFISSPNNPTGNTFSTDKILKIIDTARKNPSIVVIDEAYQPFCSDRGFLPFLKDFDNLAILRTLSKIGLAGLRVGYLIGNENLLSEANKVRLPYNVDVLTQYIATAALSKFYAQIKNFITEIVKERIRLQKELSKIKGVTVFPSEANFILFKVKNSQNVYTKLIKSGILIRDMSSTIKNALRVTVGTKEENKEFLKVLNNILGG from the coding sequence ATGAATAAGTTTAATCCTGCATTTATTGTGAGAGAAAACATAAAAAAACTAAGTCCATATCAGGCTAAAGAAATTCCCTGCAAAATTAAACTTGATGCTAATGAATCACCGTTTCCTGTAAAATTATCTGATTTTATTTCAGAAGTTAATATTCCTCTTAACAGATATCCTGACCCTGAGGCTTTAAAATTAAGAAAAGCTTTAGCAAAAAAAATGAAAATTTCCTATACAAACATAATGATAGGCAATGGCTCAGATGAATTAATATACTACTTAATACTTACTTTTGGAGGTCCTGTTCTTTATCCTATACCTACTTTTGCAATGTATGGAATAATAGCTCAATCAGTCGGAGTCAAAAAATTTGAATCTAAGCTTGACAGCGATTTTGACATAAACGAGGAAGAAATGATAAATCTAATAAAAACAGAAAAACCTCGTTTAATTTTTATTAGTTCTCCAAATAACCCTACAGGCAATACTTTTTCTACTGATAAAATTTTAAAAATCATTGATACAGCAAGAAAAAATCCTTCAATTGTAGTTATTGATGAAGCTTATCAGCCTTTCTGTAGTGATAGAGGCTTTTTACCATTTTTAAAAGATTTTGATAATTTAGCTATACTTAGAACTTTGAGTAAAATCGGACTTGCTGGATTAAGAGTAGGATATCTTATCGGGAATGAAAATTTACTAAGTGAAGCCAACAAAGTAAGACTTCCTTATAATGTTGATGTTCTTACTCAATATATTGCAACAGCAGCCCTCAGTAAGTTCTATGCTCAGATAAAAAATTTTATAACTGAAATAGTTAAAGAGAGAATTAGGCTACAAAAAGAACTTTCAAAAATAAAAGGTGTGACAGTTTTTCCTTCAGAAGCTAATTTTATTCTTTTTAAAGTAAAAAACAGTCAAAATGTCTATACCAAATTGATAAAATCGGGGATCTTGATAAGAGATATGTCTTCAACTATCAAAAATGCACTGAGGGTTACTGTAGGCACCAAGGAAGAAAATAAAGAGTTTTTAAAAGTATTAAATAACATATTGGGAGGATAG
- the purE gene encoding 5-(carboxyamino)imidazole ribonucleotide mutase yields MAKVLILMGSDSDYDIMKKAVKVFKEMDISFEIDICSAHRTPDRAKKYAEEAEEKGIEVIIAAAGMAAHLAGFIAAHTVIPVIGVPVASGALNGFDALLSTVQMPPGIPVATVGINGAENAAYLACEILSLKYPEIRERVKLKRKEMYDKVLEKSEKIRKDLTNI; encoded by the coding sequence ATGGCAAAAGTATTGATTTTAATGGGTAGTGACAGTGATTACGATATAATGAAAAAAGCTGTAAAGGTTTTTAAAGAGATGGATATCTCATTTGAAATTGATATATGTTCTGCCCATAGAACACCAGACAGAGCTAAAAAGTATGCTGAAGAAGCTGAAGAAAAAGGCATTGAGGTAATCATAGCAGCTGCTGGCATGGCTGCACATCTTGCAGGGTTCATTGCAGCTCATACAGTTATTCCTGTTATTGGCGTTCCTGTTGCAAGTGGTGCATTAAACGGGTTTGATGCATTGCTTTCAACTGTACAAATGCCTCCGGGAATACCTGTGGCAACAGTGGGAATAAATGGTGCTGAAAACGCAGCATATCTTGCATGTGAGATTTTATCTTTGAAATATCCAGAAATAAGAGAAAGAGTTAAACTGAAAAGAAAAGAAATGTATGATAAAGTTCTTGAGAAATCCGAAAAAATAAGAAAAGATTTAACAAATATTTAA
- a CDS encoding metal-dependent transcriptional regulator, translating into MTDEIKLELTENLEDYLYDIFEILKTAPIVRIKDIAKRRNVKLSSVVVAAKSLADKGLINYQKYGYITLTEKGLETAKNIEVKKNILYKFLTEILRVSHESAQKDVHKMEHDLSEETIKKVIEFTQSFGKSA; encoded by the coding sequence GTGACTGATGAAATAAAGTTAGAGTTGACTGAAAATCTGGAAGATTATTTATATGATATTTTTGAGATTTTAAAAACTGCTCCTATTGTCCGTATAAAGGATATTGCAAAGAGAAGAAATGTTAAGCTTTCAAGCGTAGTTGTTGCTGCTAAAAGTCTTGCAGATAAGGGTCTTATAAATTATCAAAAATATGGCTATATAACCTTAACTGAAAAAGGACTTGAAACAGCAAAAAATATAGAGGTAAAGAAAAATATACTATATAAATTTTTAACTGAAATCCTGAGGGTAAGTCATGAATCAGCTCAAAAAGATGTCCATAAAATGGAACATGATCTTTCAGAAGAAACAATAAAAAAAGTAATTGAATTTACTCAATCCTTTGGTAAATCTGCTTAA
- the hisB gene encoding imidazoleglycerol-phosphate dehydratase HisB translates to MRKASVSRKTKETDIKLEFNLDGTGNSDINTSVGFLDHMFELLAFHGNFDIKLKAKGDIHVDYHHLIEDLGIVLGKAIDKTLLDRNGIKRYGFASIPMDEALAQVSIDIGGREFLIYNVKFDGYIKDIDISLFEEFFRAVSNHGKIALHINVLYGKDLHHIIEAVFKAFAKALSDASRIYGQQLPSTKGVI, encoded by the coding sequence TTGAGAAAAGCCTCAGTAAGCCGAAAAACAAAAGAAACAGATATTAAGTTGGAGTTTAATTTAGATGGCACTGGTAACAGTGATATTAATACCTCAGTAGGCTTTTTAGATCACATGTTTGAACTTTTAGCATTTCATGGAAACTTTGATATAAAGCTTAAAGCAAAAGGAGATATACATGTAGATTATCATCATCTAATTGAAGATTTAGGAATTGTTTTGGGTAAAGCAATTGATAAAACTTTATTAGATAGAAATGGAATAAAAAGATATGGGTTTGCGTCCATTCCAATGGACGAAGCTCTTGCACAGGTTTCAATAGACATCGGAGGAAGAGAATTTCTTATTTATAATGTTAAATTTGATGGATATATTAAAGATATTGATATTTCTCTGTTTGAAGAATTTTTTAGAGCAGTCTCTAATCATGGAAAAATCGCCCTTCATATCAATGTCCTCTATGGGAAAGACTTACATCACATAATAGAAGCAGTTTTTAAGGCTTTTGCAAAAGCACTAAGTGATGCATCTCGGATTTATGGACAACAACTTCCTTCTACAAAGGGAGTGATATGA